The Candidatus Thermoplasmatota archaeon genomic sequence GGTCGTCGCGCTCGACGTCACGACGGCGCACCGGGACGTGATCGAAGCGCGCGTGGCCGCGCTCGAAAAGGAGACAGGCCGCGGATACGACCTTGCGATTGCGCCGCCGGACGCGTGGGCGCTTGGACCCTACCGCGGCTTCGGCGCGCCGCTGCCCTTCGACGACGGCTCCTTCGACGGCGTCCTCGTGGCGCTCACCGACCCCTTCGTTCCCCCGGAGGTCGCGCCGTTTGCGTATCGCGACCTCGCGCGCGTGCTGCGGCCGGGCGGCGAGGTCCTCCTCGCAAGCGCGCCGCGGCCGGAGCGGCCCCGGCGGTTTGCGCAACGCGACGAGGTGGCCGCCCACCTTCTCTTCCACGAGCTTTGCGAGCGGGCGGTGCGCGGGTTCCACGGCTTGCGCGCGCACGACGAGCTCTTGGAATTGTGCTCCAAGGCCGGCTTCGCGCCCGAGCGGCATTTCGAGGGAATGGTGTGGGTGTTGCGCAAGCCGCCCTAGCCGGCGGCGTCGGTCAGACGGTCGCCATCTTTCGGACGATCTCGGATCCGACCTCGCTCATCCGCGCCGTGCCGCCGAGGTCGTAGGTCAGGACCTTGCCCTCGGCGCAGACGGCTGCGACGGCGCTCTCGATCGTCCTTGCGGCCGCAAGAGCCTTGTCGTCCCCGTATCGCTCCCCGATCCATTGGAGCATCATCTGGCCCGCGAGGATGCAGGCGATGGGGTTCACGCTGTCCTTCCCCGCGTGTTTGGGGCTCGAGCCGTGGATGGGCTCGAACATGGCGTGCGCGTCGCCGAGGTTGCCGCCCGCGGCCATGCCCATGCCGCCCTGCAGCACGCTTGCGAGGTCCGTGACGATGTCGCCCAGCATGTTCGTGGCCACGCAGACGTCGTAGTACTCGGGTTGGCGCACGAGCCATTGGCAGTAGGCGTCCACGAAGGCGTAGTCGCGCTCCACGTCCGGATAGGAGGATTGCCCGACCTCGTCGAACACCTGGCGGAAGAGCTGGCTTCCGCGCAGGACGTTTGCCTTGTCGATGGACGTCACGCGCTTCCTTCCGTCCTTGGGCGCCCCGCGGCCGCGCCGGCGCGAGAGCTCGAACGCCTTTCGGATCACGCGCTCGCATCCCTTCCGCGTGATGACGTTGTTGTCGATGGCGACCTCCGTCACGCCGCCGCGCGTGAGGGCGCCGTGCGCGTTCGTGTAAAGACCCTCCGTGTTCTCGCGGAGGATAACGAGATCGACGTTCTGGGGCTTCCAGACGCTCTGCAGCTGGCCGCTGATCGCGTGGCGCACGCCGGGATAGAGCTTCGTCGGGCGCACGTTTGCGTAGAGGTCGAGGCCGAACCGAAGGCCGAAGAGGACGTTGTAGCCGGCGATGTTGCCGTCGGGAAGGTCGATCCCGGGCCAGCCGACGGCGCCAAGGAGGATGCCGTCGGACGCCTTGCATGCGGCGAAGGCCTCGGGCTCCCACTCGCGGCCCGTCTTCTTGTAGTGGAGCGCGCCGCAGGGGAACTCCTGGAAGCGAAGCGCGAGACCGTGCCGCTCCTGCGCGGCTTCGAGCACCCGGCGGGCTTGCGCGACGACCTCGGGGCCCGTGCCGTCGCCGGGCAGCAGCACCACGTCGTAGGCGGCCTTCGTCATGCGGCCGGGAAACCGGCGGCGACGCAAAAGGATTTGGGCCACGCTTCAAGCGTAGCCCATGAACCGCTCGTACAGGACGTCGGCCGCGGGCACGCCTGCGTCCCGCAGCGCCCGGAACGTGTCGCCGACGAACGACGGCGTGCCGCACAGGTACCACTTCGATCCCGGCTGGTCCTTTGCCGTCTGGGAAAGGAGCGTCGCGTCGATGCGGCCCGTGCGACCCTTCCAGCCGTCGCCGGGCGAGGGACGCGAGATCGTGTGGACGACGCGGGCGCGGGCGTTTGCGGCGGCAAGCGCGTCGATCTCCGTTCGGTAGGCGATCTCCTCGGGCGTTCGGTTGCTGTACAGGAGCGTCACGGGCAAAGCAAGCGCGCGATCCGTCGCGTATTCGAGCATGCCCTTCAGCGGCGTGATGCCCACGCCGCCGGCCACGAGCACCGCCGGGCGCGATTCGTCCAGGACGAAGTGGCCGTAGGGCCCGTCGATCTCGACCTCGTCACCCGGGGAAAGGGCGGCGAAGGCTCGCTTCCATGGGCTGGCGGACAGGCGCGCGCCAAACTCGATGTGCGGCCGCGTGGGCGAGGAGGCCATGGACATGGTGTACTCGACCGGGCCCTCCTCCGTCCCGATCTCGAGGCCCACGAACTGCACGGGACGGAAGCGGAAGTCGGGCGGTTTCTCCACGCGGATTCCGTGAACGCTCGGCGTGAGCTTGCGCGATTCGAGCACGCGCCCGCGGAAGATCACGTCACGCAGCATCGGCCCCCGCGGGCTTAAGGACGAGGTTGGCCAACGGCGGGTCCGCGCGTGAACAGGACGTCCCGAAGTTCCGCGCGAAACGGCGACGGGGCCAAGAGAACCTTTATGCCTCCACCGGCCGCCTGCCCGCCGCGAGGAACATGCGGACGCGGTGGATCGTCTTGGCGCTGGCCATCCTCGCCGCGCACGCCGTGGCGCAAGGCAATCCCTCGCCGGACGAATTCTACCTCTCACGCATCCAGCCGTCCCACGACGATCCGACCGGCATGCTCGTGGTGATCGTGCCACCGGCGGCCGTCCAGGCATCGA encodes the following:
- a CDS encoding isocitrate/isopropylmalate dehydrogenase family protein, which encodes MTKAAYDVVLLPGDGTGPEVVAQARRVLEAAQERHGLALRFQEFPCGALHYKKTGREWEPEAFAACKASDGILLGAVGWPGIDLPDGNIAGYNVLFGLRFGLDLYANVRPTKLYPGVRHAISGQLQSVWKPQNVDLVILRENTEGLYTNAHGALTRGGVTEVAIDNNVITRKGCERVIRKAFELSRRRGRGAPKDGRKRVTSIDKANVLRGSQLFRQVFDEVGQSSYPDVERDYAFVDAYCQWLVRQPEYYDVCVATNMLGDIVTDLASVLQGGMGMAAGGNLGDAHAMFEPIHGSSPKHAGKDSVNPIACILAGQMMLQWIGERYGDDKALAAARTIESAVAAVCAEGKVLTYDLGGTARMSEVGSEIVRKMATV
- a CDS encoding FAD-dependent oxidoreductase, with product MLRDVIFRGRVLESRKLTPSVHGIRVEKPPDFRFRPVQFVGLEIGTEEGPVEYTMSMASSPTRPHIEFGARLSASPWKRAFAALSPGDEVEIDGPYGHFVLDESRPAVLVAGGVGITPLKGMLEYATDRALALPVTLLYSNRTPEEIAYRTEIDALAAANARARVVHTISRPSPGDGWKGRTGRIDATLLSQTAKDQPGSKWYLCGTPSFVGDTFRALRDAGVPAADVLYERFMGYA